From Gopherus flavomarginatus isolate rGopFla2 chromosome 16, rGopFla2.mat.asm, whole genome shotgun sequence, a single genomic window includes:
- the LOC127035458 gene encoding pro-glucagon-like isoform X1 codes for MKSIQWLYLYGLVIVVLIPASWQIVLNDLSNESRWQSFESKSAQSFTSNIKRHSEGTFTSDFTRYLDKMKAKDFVHWLINTKRYSSTKRSIKGDHDTISFPSDHSLFRSD; via the exons ATGAAAAGCATACAGTGGCTCTACCTATATGGACTAGTAATCGTGGTGTTGATCCCAGCCAGCTGGCAGATTGTCCTCAACGATTTGTCCAATGAGTCTAG ATGGCAATCTTTTGAATCGAAAAGTGCTCAGAGTTTTACTTCCAACATCAAGCGGCATTCTGAAGGCACCTTCACCAGCGATTTTACCAGATATTTGGACAAGATGAAGGCCAAGGATTTTGTGCACTGGCTTATCAACACGAAACGTTACAG CTCTACAAAGAGGTCCATAAAAGGAGACCACGACACCATCTCCTTCCCTTCTGACCACTCACTATTTAG GTCCGATTAG
- the LOC127035458 gene encoding exendin-3-like isoform X2 has protein sequence MKSIQWLYLYGLVIVVLIPASWQIVLNDLSNESRWQSFESKSAQSFTSNIKRHSEGTFTSDFTRYLDKMKAKDFVHWLINTKRYRSD, from the exons ATGAAAAGCATACAGTGGCTCTACCTATATGGACTAGTAATCGTGGTGTTGATCCCAGCCAGCTGGCAGATTGTCCTCAACGATTTGTCCAATGAGTCTAG ATGGCAATCTTTTGAATCGAAAAGTGCTCAGAGTTTTACTTCCAACATCAAGCGGCATTCTGAAGGCACCTTCACCAGCGATTTTACCAGATATTTGGACAAGATGAAGGCCAAGGATTTTGTGCACTGGCTTATCAACACGAAACGTTACAG GTCCGATTAG